A single genomic interval of Cyprinus carpio isolate SPL01 chromosome B24, ASM1834038v1, whole genome shotgun sequence harbors:
- the LOC109050065 gene encoding tripartite motif-containing protein 16-like isoform X2, which yields MAEARFSQDELTCPVCLDLLKDPVAIPCGHSYCKSCITGCWDQEDQMRVYSCPQCRQTFSPRPALARNTMLTELVEKLKKTRLSADCDAGAGDVQCDVCTGRKYKSVKSCLVCQESYCQTHFDLHEEFHSRKPHKVIDATGRLQEMICRLHEKPLEMYCITDQQCICELCTIYEHKNHDTESAAAQRTEKQTQLKETQKMFHQRIQQREKDLQKLRESVESHKTSVEDSEQRIFTKLNCSIERSCFELMRLLIPDIGDQEKTAVSRAEIQLERMEKKINDLRRRDAELEQLSHKQDHIQFLQSFQSLSAPPEYTDVNDDLFSSLFSFDDLRESVRQLKQKLEDSCKEELKKISDRVTFTNIVSRIRNDFLQYSHQLTLDLNTAYKRLRLSECNRVITVTDTVQPYPDHPERFDYWYQVLCRECVCGRCYWELEWSGNNGVYISVSYKRISRKGRSNECLFGCNDQSWSLDCSPSSYSFTHNNMVTVLRVKPISSRIGVFVDHSAGTLSFYSISDTMSLIHTVQTTFTQPLYPGFGVYKESSVKLC from the exons atggcagaagccagattttctcaggatgagttgacgtgtccagtgtgtctggatctcttGAAGGATCCCGTggccattccctgtggacacagttactgtaagagctgtattacaggctgctgggatcaggaggatcaaatgagagtctacagctgccctcagtgcagacagaccttcagtccaagacctgctttagctagaaacaccatgctgaCTGAactggtggagaaactgaagaagaccagactctctgctgactgtgacgctggagctggagatgtgcagtgtgacgtctgtactggaagaaaatacaaatctgtcaagtcctgtctggtTTGTCAGGAATCttactgtcaaactcattttgaCCTACATGAGGAATTTCATTCACGTAAGCCACACAAAGTGATtgatgccactggacgactgcaggagatgatctgccggTTGCATGAGAAACCTCTGGAGATGTACTGTATTACTGACCAACAATGCATTTGTGAGCTGTGTACAAtatatgaacataaaaaccatgacactgaatcagctgcagcacagaggacagagaaacag ACGCAGCTGAAGGAGACACAGAAGATGTTCCatcagagaatccagcagagagagaaagatcttcagaaGCTGAGAGAgtctgtggagtctcataag ACatcagtggaggacagtgagcaGAGGATCTTTACTAAGCTCAActgctccattgagagaagctgCTTTGAGCTGATGCGGCTCCTGATTCCTGATATcggagatcaggaaaagactgcagtgagtcgagctgaaatACAACTAGAGAGAATGGAGAAgaagatcaatgatctgaggaggagagacgctgagctggagcagctttcacacaaacaggatcacatccagttcctgcag agtttccagtctctctcagcacctcctgaataTACAGATGTaaatgatgatctcttcagttctctcttctcttttgaTGACCTGAGAGAGTCTGTCCGTCAGCTGAAACAAAAACTGGAGGATTcctgcaaagaggagctcaagaagatctcagacagag tcacattcaCCAACATTGTTTCCAGGATCAGGaacgacttcctacaat attcccatcagctcactctggatctgaacacagcaTATAAACGGCTCCGTCTGTCTGAGTGTAACAGAGTGATTACTGTCACTGACACagtccagccgtatcctgatcaccCAGAGAGATTTGATTATTGGTATCAAGTGTTgtgtagagagtgtgtgtgtggacgctgttactgggagctggagtggagtgggAATAATGGTgtgtatatatcagtgtcatataagagaaTCAGCAGGAAGGGGCGGAGTAATGAATGTTTGTTTGgatgtaatgatcagtcctggagtttggaCTGCTCTCCTTCCAgttactcattcacacacaataaCATGGTGACTGTTCTCCGTGTAAAGCCaatcagcagtagaataggagtgtttgtggatcacagtgcaggaactctgtccttctacagcatctctgacacaatgagcctcatccacacagtccagaccacattcactcagccgctctatcctgggtttggtGTTTATAAAgaatcatcagtgaaactgtgttga